The genomic stretch catttcaaaatctaaccgaaatttggtacacgtttaagtcccatggacgtaacatgtccatcatgcttagcctgcgataaaggcttggtgagcggatcggctatgttgtcatccgtcccaaccttacaaatcgcaatttcctttctttcaatgaaatctcttattacatgatactttctaagtacatgtctagatctattactagacttcggctccttagcttggaagatcgtcccactattatcacaatagagagtgatgggatcattagcggtaggtactacttttagaccttccgtgaattgcttgatccacatggcttccttggcagcttctgatgctttgctatgtactcacctccgttgtcgaatccgcggttctgacttccttgaagcttctccattttacggcaccaccattgagcatgaaaacaaaaccacttgtgatttcatgtcatctctatctctgtttgaaaacttgagtccgtgtatccaaaaagaacacgcaactcggtgtctcctccaaacacaaggatagaatccttagttcttctcaagtacttaaggatgttcttgacaaagaatccagtgactctcactggatttccttgatatctactcgtcatgctcaaggcatacgagacatctggacgtgtgcatatcatggcgtacatgattgatccaacaatggaagcataagggatcaacttcatgcgttcaacatcatggggctcggagggagattgagtcttgctcaatatcgtcccggttaccataggtaccaaaccccttttggatttgtccatgctgaatcgtcgaagaatcttatcaacataagactcttgacttagtgccaatatcctcttggatctatctctatagatccggatacctaatatgcgttgtgcctctcctaaatccttcatttggaagtggttacctaaccacttcttaaacgaagacaacattggaatatcatttccaatgagtagtatgtcatcgacatacaagattaggaacacaacattgctcccactaaatttcatgtataaacatggttcctcaacatttcgagtgaaaccattttcctttatcacatgattgaatcgatgattccaacttctagatgcttgcttaagaccataaatggatctcttaagtttgcacactttgttaggatttttagaatcaacaaaaccttcgggttgtatcatgtacacctcctcttctaaatgcccatttagaaaagcgattttgacatccatttgccaaatttcataatcatgaaatgcggcgatcgctaacaaaatccgtatggatcttagcatggctacgggggcgaaggtctcatcataatggagaccttggacttgggtaaatccttttgccactagcctagctttgtagacatcgtcatgtccttctatgccattcttgactttgaatatccatttgcattgaaggggtcttgcccctttaggcaaatctaccaagtcccaaacttggttttcaagcatagaatccatttcggacttcatggcttcaagccataaggtggaattaggactagagattgcggccttgtaggtggcgggctcgtcactttccataagcaacacatcgagtgttccatcttcctcgataagtcccacatatcgatcgggatggcgaattactcggcccgtccttcttagtggaggaggtactaccgcgttagacgacgaaggaacatcttcttgcgtctctacctcggtttgtggctcttgaacttcatcaagttcaaaatttctcccactctgtctcttagaaataaattgactttctaagaagacagcctcactagacacaaacactttgttttcttgaggtttgtagaagtagtatcctcgacaatgcgaggggtaacctacaaaggtgcatttttcggatcttggggcaagcttattgtcggctttagttttgacgtaagcatcacatccccaaatcctcatataggatatattgggaacctttcccgtccacatctcatatggagtcttttcggtggatttagtgggactattgttcaaagatctaattgcggtttgaagcgcaaatccccaaaacgagttcggtaactcggtttggctcatcatggatcgaaccatatcaagtagggttcgattcctcctttcggcaacaccattgagttgtggtgttcctggtggagaaagttgtgatataataccacaacctttcaagtgtgaatcaaattcaaggcttaggtattcaccaccacgatcggaacgtagtgcttttacctttttgttcaattggttctctactttgttttgaaattccttgaatttctcaaacgcttcactcttatgtttcattaaatagacatgcccatgtctacttaagtcatcggtgaaggttataaagtagtcataattaccacgagcggtgatactcattggtccacacacatcggtgtgtatgagtcccaatagctcactagctcgagtccctttaccactaaaaggattacgagtcattttgccaagtaggcaatattcgcatgtaccaaatgattgataatcaaatggtgtaatcacattagtagaaattaatcttttgatgcgattctcgtttatgtgacctaatcgacaatgccaaatgaacgcttcacttgggtcacttgttttgagtttctttgattgaatgttataaatatcatttgtcggatttgaggtctctaaaatgtaaatgccatttatggaagaagcttggccaataaccaaatcattcctagaaatagagcaacgattgttcttaatgacaaaacaaaaaccgtccatgtctagcatggcgattgaaataatgtttttagagagtgtaggaacataaaaacaattatgcaaatacaactcaaaaccgtttggcaaagctagaacataagttcctttggattcggccgctacccgagctccgtttccaaggcgtagatccacatctcccttgctaagcctctccacatctcttaaaccctgtaaatgattacaaaggtgagaaccacaaccggtatctagtacccatgtcgtagtggaagtataatttatatcaataacataaatttctttaggaattgtacctttcggagtaatgagtccctcccttatatttcgcaaatacatagggcaattccttagccaatgtcccatgccatagcaataatggcactcatcattaacttgcttgaagttcttgattttctttcccttcttcttgaacctcttgccctttgaagcaagaacttgattgctagagctcccactagctttggcatctttatcttccagagacaaagaccctatagattgtgtgaggtagtcttcctgagacggactcacacgaggtctagtagtaggtggtttagaagaagtgatgaaattaaggtttccatccgaacctatcccaaaatgaagttctctagttgtatcgaaattattgttggagcatacgtcgtcaagaacatggtgatatgactcaatagtaataggtgcggtagcatttgatggattcattgtaattcactacaaatatggaggaaaggaaatattaacatttgtcctttttaaatcatacttgcaaattaacaagatatgaacatttatatagtgacctctacccaactatagtaaatgattccaagatccaaattcatattaacttgggcacggtatggccgatgaaacccttatcaatataactcggtggattaacgttttaatcgattctacttttagaactcttggtcgataaaattactctaatatttatctatagcccggaacacatgcaactacggtcgcgaatacttccgttgagctcaatccaaatttcgaataaatgtgtccatgatccaagtccacatcaacttgggcacggtatggccgatgaaaccctcattaacatgaactcggtggattaacattcatcacccacttcccctacgtaacaaggtttgtaccccggtagggccgagtgcactccctcgcgaaataggttttcatggtttctactatttggtaaggctatgtctcaattgtttgttttagcgagaggtcatgtcaatttattatctatcacgtttttagtgaactaaagcggtgaactacgataattcgaattgacacggtcgataaactcgataaaataaggatgcatgttttagttatggcgatttagcgatgcatgcgacataaaataaaatgcaagcataaagataaataaatcctagtatggcctttcctaaaatagaaaaactattaatctattacaaattcggaaaccaactccattggtcccttgaacttcggttgtggcacgcatctcgaggtaacaccgtctttatgtatcgccattcttgaagtaatccgtcttttggaactccggaatgaataaaattacataataaattacataatttcctattatacatttgtaactaaaataaaataaatctattaaattacaaaacggtgatacgagatcacaataaaattacaaccgaatcgatattcccatacatttcgggcaatatcaattaaaatctaaggccatactaagtaaaaattacataattcaaaattacataaattaaaattatgacaatcataaaggaaaaatgcagcattataatatgtatgaacatgctcaattttatgctaaatcgccttttaattagccaatatcgtatattactcggtttttacggatttgcgtgatttcaacattttataatcacaaaaatacataaactcatatttatgcataagttaattaccctaacctcttaggactcaaaatatagtctccactagtaatttgaccataattaacttttatttacaaaattgttcataattggaccaaaaatacaaaaataagctattaaacttcaaataaatcaaaaaatttcaaataaattcaaaatttgaaatttgaaatttaaattcatgaacattctggaaaaattccatgacactcataatgttcaaaatcttagattaaaaatttcgaaatttttccggaaaaacaatgttgcggtttatcgatttttaataaaataatcataaaaacatggaaaaattattttcattaacttttcaattttagatctgaaaaatataataaaatgcaacattagacgtttttcctaagtcatagattatgttttattaattttccactaataatgacactatttatgctatttttcttcaaaaattcataaatcaagcaaaaagacttctttatagccaataattttacacacatcttgtaaaattgcatgtgacaacatattaattttctataaccagattcgaaatttaactcatattaacctatttttcacttaaattcgaatttaataatgaaaaattcatttttcgagcataacaagtccaaaaattatgaaaatttacaggttatctcaaaataatatatgtgacaacatatccaaaaaccaagtgaaaattcgaagtatagctaattttagaccaaaaatgacatttttactcgtaaaatcacatttaaatgccattattgtaaattatgaacaataaaaatccgaaaaattaaccaaaatatcctaaaacattttaggaccagaaatattaacatgcatggattaatttcgtgatatatcataataacacaaaatttacaagttttatatgttactctttataactcggaaaaacttttaaccgatttgcatgcaaacaaccgtggctcttgataccgattgtaagaaatgtagatctatatacactaacatattcatatatgtttataaattaatttgtcataaaattaaaacggattttatgcatgcaaacaataatataaaaggagagaaataatgtccttacattgatgattcggttttatagggcacaaaagaaatctccttttcttttgttcttgagctttcccttttggatgaacaagatctaagtgtaagatctctccctaagctttatacccaaggctttctcttaatctaattaatattatttgatctagtataatattaatcttatgaaaaattgaaccaaaaatagttggtatttttgctcctaaaaccgggtagaggagaagAGATTTTGGAGTAAATAATCTCTCTAGTTTATCATAAAATGTAGAGAGGTAATTATCTTTCTCACACTAGAATATTATCAAtgtaattgaatgaataattttagagaagaaaactctctaaatgctaaaggaaaaccggtggggagagggcttttaggggagccaatgcatgcccatatttgtcttcacaaggtgagtaggcttgcatggctacttttAGCTtttcataattatgttttctatttaaaatataaacacaatttaaccctaaaactcctctaatatttcggcCCACTtgagataatatggattccatattatttttgtaaaatgtcaatatgtcacatgtcacatgtaacataaatagttatgtatttttaacatattaaaaatcaacgtattaataaaaatacgtcatatacaaaaatcgacttagtaatttcataattacttgtgccaaaatattttaccgtttataaatcgcatttataataattcattcaaatctaattgtttcttcaaacaataatttcatccgagtaatgatacaattcgattactcagaccgtatctcatttaatcatatttcaatttgatacgtaaattttacttccaaaatcgtccgtcaatttttcaagtaatttaattaactcgtaacattatacgattaattaaatgatcaattaagagtattgccctttaggtatgacctagggggtcaactgatcaccaccgtcacacgacagtaatgtcaaactctagtcagccaatcattaccgatatatgttgaccagttgacagtaacaatattacttcccaattgtattctttaaaatgagatttaataatgatatttaaatcatgtgatcgcactattattgaggacacatttcccaacactattgtgatgcgatttctcaaaccggagtgactcatgaccaaattcgatgggtcttatttcctttttctttgattggtaccgcgaagcaatggttaaagagccttgatagggctactcttggtattgactcttggaagaaattggcacttgctttatacaaaattctaccctccggaaaagactaacatgctaagagcccaaatcacgggattcaaacaaagggacgaagaatatttgtatgaagcttgggagcgattcagaGGAACGtttcgctcatgtcctcatcacagacttagcgagtggttcttggtacaaaaattttggaatggtctttatgaagactcccgaaacattctcaatatgggataaaatggtatgtttaccgaagttgacgataatcaaacatggaacaagattgaggaaatggcgatccataactcacaatatagtagacctcggaaggctactagaggaggaaagcatgaagtggactctattactcaattgggtgctaaacttagtgctcatattgataccatcaacttgaagtttgagaaggctatggctaagcttgaagaagcctccaaatcacctaagcaacatgttaatgccatggtggcatcttcatcaattccaagtggaatatgtgagagttgtggaactttgggacatgaccaaagtgaatgtaggggaacaagtgaatgctttccaagcatacaagagtggtaccccttattccaattattacaatgaaaacaccaaattccatcccaacctctcatacaagagccaaaatgttcaaaagcctcaaacaacatacaccccacctccaatgagaaaccaaaatcaaagacccacTGACATAAAAAAAATGAACCCTAAGGAGGCGATCTCCTTCATCACCTAGGGCTTCCATTTCTTTCAAAAATTCTTCTTCAGATCTTGCATATGGCACGTAATTCGTCCGCAAAAACTATTCAAAAACGCTTTAGTAGGATTGGTAAGATACAAACTCAACGCAGAGAATCGTTTTCACAAAGGTTGAACAAGGGCAAGGGACCTTCTGAGACTGATGAGGTACGTAGCAAAAGCCTGCATGAAATCAATGGCATTCCTGGATTGTCATTTGAAGATGAAGATTCTATTGCAGAAAACTCTAAATGGATAACTAAACGTGGAAAAAAGGCAAAGCAACttgttgaggaggaggaagaggtatGTTTAGACAATTTGATACAGTTCTCATCTGATGATACTAAGGACGAGATTTCATACTTGAATAATGCTGTCGTTTGCTTTGTTCTTGGGGCGAATCCTCCTTGGGATGTGTTACACGGCTATATTCATCGAATATGGGGAAAATATGGCATAGATAAGGTTTCATTCCTTCCAAATGGAGTTTTTTTGGTTAGGCTTAAAGAAACTAAAGGCAAGGAGACTGTTTTGACTGCGGGTTATCACATGTTTGATAACAAACATCTGATTGTAAGGCCTTGGAAGGAGGATATTGAGTTGACAAAGGAGGACGTTAAAGTTGTTCCTGCATGGATTAGGTTACATGAACTCCCTTTAAGATTCTGGGGAAAATGGTTACCTACCATAGCAGGATTGGCTGGCAAGTATGTCAAATCTGATCAAGCCACCAATGACAAAACAAGGCTTGGATTTGCTCGTGTTATGATAGAATTGAATGTAGGTCAGAAATGCCCTAAGCAGGTGAAATTCATGGATGAGGCAGGTGCAGTGGtttcaataaaaaataaatatgaATGGAGACCAGATATCTGTCTTAAATGTAAGGGTATTGGCCACACAGGGGATCAATGTAGGAAGACTGATTTAACAGTTAAAAAGAAATATGTTACCAAACAAGTATGGCAGCCAGTTGCACCTGTTGCTGCTACAACTACTGAATCAGTTGATGTGGCTACtgatgagcttgcaactagtacGAATGCAACTGTGACAGAACCAGTAGCTATGACAGTTACTGAGCCTGAACAGGCTACTGAACTGGTAGTAGTTGACAGTCCTGAGCACACTCCTATTAAACAAGCTATAGTGCAGCAGGAAGAACCTGATAGTGTTAAAACAACAGGTAAAACTTATCTGCAAGCACTAGATGGTTCATTAACCCCTAAAAGTGGGATAGGTACAggtactctttctccaaatgcccCCAATGCATAATTTAGGGTTTTGGAATGTTAGAGGTCTCAATAGTGTACATAAACAGAGAGAAGTTAAGTGGTTTATTCATAATAAGGGAGCTGGTCTTTTTTGCTTATTAGAAAccaaaatcaataataataatgtttTTAATATTGCTAATAATATGCTGGATGGCTGGAGTGTCACTACCAATTGTCATTATCATAAAGGAGGTAGGGTGTGGATTCTTTGGCAGCCAAGCTTGTTTGATGTGCAGATATTGCAATATGATGCACAGTTTATTCATACCAAAGTACATTCCAGGGTCAGTCAACATGACTTCTACTTGACCATGATTTATGCTTTCAATGAGGGTTGTGATAGACTTGATCTCTGGCAAAAGTTGGAGGTTATCAATCTCAACTGTACTGGTCCATGGGCCTTAGTTGGGGATTTTAATACTGTACTGAGTCCCGATGAGAGACTGGGAGGTAATACCAAACAGGAGGATATGGATGATTTTATCAATTGTATGGGAACTTGTGGCATGACTGATATTGCTTCCACTGGTGCTTTGTTTACATGGAACAATAAGCAAGACTATTCTACCAGGATTTATAGTAGACTGGATAGATTTCTGGTTAATCAAGCTTGGCTAGATATTTATCCTGATATGGTAGCTCATTTTTATCCTGAAGGCCTCTTTGATCATTGCCCTTGTATAGTTAGTAACATCAAGAGTGGTGCTACTAAAAATGCCAGTtttaaatacttcaatatgtgggggcAAGCACCTGGCTTCAAGGATAAAGTGGGAGAAGTATGGGGTAAGCATTATGAAGGGTACAAGATGTTTAGTTTGGTGAAGAGATTAAAAAGCCTGAAAGCTGTTCTCAAAAGTCTCAATCTGGAATGTTATTCTGATATTGAGAATAAAACTTTGCTAGCAGAGAAGAGGTTAGAAGGTATTCAAAAGGAGATCGCCAGGACATGAATAATCAGGTGCTCCTTGAACAAGAGCTGAATTCTATTGCTGAGTTGAAGGACTTGTCCAAGGCAAGGAATAGCTTCCTTCAGCAAAAAGCTAAGATTAAGTGGTTGGAGGATGGTGATCAAAACACTGCTTTCTTTCATGGAACAATTAAGAGAAGGCAAATGAGGAATAAGGTTATACATATTGAAGACCAACATGGGCAACTATGTACTGACAGCCATAGCATCCAGGCAGCTTTTCTTGACTACTATAAGAATCTCTTGGGTAGCAGTACTCCTACTGAGAGCATCAGAAGTTCTATACTGAACCAAGGGCCTTGCTTTACACAGGAACAAGCCATTAAAGACTTTTTCTCAACTGGTAAACTGCTGAACCAGATCAATGCTACAAACATCACCCGCATACCCAAATGTGAGAGACCTTCTTCACACAGTATTGCAGAGACGGGCTGGCTAGGCTCTTATAGAAATTTCGTTGCGTAAAGAGATTCGTCTTGCTTGATCATTGCATTGAGTGCGTGGTAAATGCTTTTGTTTTGACTGAACCTCCCATTGCTCTCTCTCCGATAGCATGCAGCTCCTCCGCATCCCAAAGCGCGCTGCCCTCCTAGGCGCGCAACACTAAGTAATCCAAGCCAACCCACATTACTAACTAACGGTGGATAATCATATTTCTTAGAGGTACTAAAAACAACTCCATGAATGAGCAAAATGGCGCTTTCCGCGCAATTACATTTCCTTTACCAACACTTTTCGATGACTTTACTTGACTTTAGCTTTCCCTTGTCTGTTGAACCACAATGAGAAACATACTTGCCCCATTAGCATGCATATAACGGAGCAACCAGCCCCCTTCAACATCTCTCATAATGTGTTCTACGCTGTTGAAAGCTAGATCCACGTGAGgtgcagaataacagtagaataacaacacaataacaggtggtaaaaagaaggaaaaaaaatcaaagtcgtaaaaaaaatcaaaaaaacagcagaataacatcacaataacagcggaataacaataacagcacaataacatgtggtaaaaaaaaagagaaaaaaaaatcaaagtaaaaaaaaaagcacaataatagcataataacacgaggtaaaaaaatacgagtaagaaaaaattcaagtaaaaaaaatagggtacaaaaagaaaaagaaaaaaaggtaacataatgagaaaattagagaaaaacataagagaaaaaaaaaatcaaagtggtaaaaaaaagcataataacacgaggtacaaaaaagacaaaaaaaaaattaaagtaaaaaaaaaaagagtagcactagaaaaaagaaaaaataagtaaatgacaataattttatatgacaggtaagattagatcttgcccattcatctctaatataatctagtggctgagattttcaagcacaaactcacaactcaccataagaaataaaactcacaagaacctaactatatatatatatatatatatatatatatatatatatatatatattgcaaGTAATAAAATAAGGGATGAGTCGGGAAGACGAGTTGGgccgaatatatatatatatattgcaaGTAATAAAATAAGGGATGAGTCGGGAAGACGAGTTGGGCCGAATATTTggagcataataataataataataataataataataataataataataataataataataataataataataataataataataataataataataataataataataataataataataataataataataataataataataataataataataataataatagagagGGAGAGAGCGTGCGATTAGAGGAGCAATAGGCGATTAGGGTTGCTGCCTCTTTAGGGCTGTTGTCACCGGCTTCCACCAAGGGTACCACCACTGCACGCCGgctttagac from Silene latifolia isolate original U9 population chromosome 2, ASM4854445v1, whole genome shotgun sequence encodes the following:
- the LOC141640971 gene encoding uncharacterized protein LOC141640971 yields the protein MARNSSAKTIQKRFSRIGKIQTQRRESFSQRLNKGKGPSETDEVRSKSLHEINGIPGLSFEDEDSIAENSKWITKRGKKAKQLVEEEEEVCLDNLIQFSSDDTKDEISYLNNAVVCFVLGANPPWDVLHGYIHRIWGKYGIDKVSFLPNGVFLVRLKETKGKETVLTAGYHMFDNKHLIVRPWKEDIELTKEDVKVVPAWIRLHELPLRFWGKWLPTIAGLAGKYVKSDQATNDKTRLGFARVMIELNVGQKCPKQVKFMDEAGAVVSIKNKYEWRPDICLKCKGIGHTGDQCRKTDLTVKKKYVTKQVWQPVAPVAATTTESVDVATDELATSTNATVTEPVAMTVTEPEQATELVVVDSPEHTPIKQAIVQQEEPDSVKTTGKTYLQALDGSLTPKSGIGTETKINNNNVFNIANNMLDGWSVTTNCHYHKGGRVWILWQPSLFDVQILQYDAQFIHTKVHSRVSQHDFYLTMIYAFNEGCDRLDLWQKLEVINLNCTGPWALVGDFNTVLSPDERLGGNTKQEDMDDFINCMGTCGMTDIASTGALFTWNNKQDYSTRIYSRLDRFLVNQAWLDIYPDMVAHFYPEGLFDHCPCIVSNIKSGATKNASFKYFNMWGQAPGFKDKVGEVWGKHYEGYKMFSLVKRLKSLKAVLKSLNLECYSDIENKTLLAEKRLEGIQKEIART